One genomic region from Pyxicephalus adspersus chromosome 1, UCB_Pads_2.0, whole genome shotgun sequence encodes:
- the LOC140322498 gene encoding protein D2-like: MENLCFTVNFYLSLALFSLLHPAFGDFDPITGDDAKFCQGDLHVLYPNIGDVSCVYAPYCFGYPKSLRKVWGPPWIRYLHAKPEKLYTLIMVDPDAPSRSNPIHRFWRHWLVTNIPGDVLQRGKEVMGTIASPYYPPSPPANTGYHRYQFLLYIQHPGISPSLLHSERPLGPWDVYAFVHRCRMDDPVATTQFMTKKTHM; the protein is encoded by the coding sequence ATGGAAAATTTGTGTTTTACTGTTAACTTTTACCTATCCCTGGCACTATTCAGCTTGTTACATCCTGCTTTCGGTGACTTTGATCCTATCACCGGAGATGATGCAAAATTTTGTCAAGGTGACCTTCATGTATTGTACCCCAACATAGGAGATGTATCCTGTGTGTACGCACCATACTGCTTTGGGTATCCCAAATCTTTGAGGAAAGTCTGGGGCCCTCCATGGATACGATATCTTCACGCCAAACCAGAAAAGCTTTACACACTGATAATGGTGGATCCAGATGCTCCAAGCAGATCCAACCCAATACACAGATTCTGGAGGCACTGGTTGGTAACAAATATTCCAGGTGATGTTCTCCAAAGAGGAAAGGAGGTAATGGGAACAATTGCTTCTCCATACTATCCACCAAGTCCACCAGCTAATACTGGATATCACAGATACCAATTCCTGCTCTACATACAACATCCTGGCATTTCTCCCTCTCTTCTGCACAGTGAAAGACCTCTTGGTCCTTGGGATGTCTATGCTTTTGTCCACCGGTGCAGAATGGATGATCCTGTTGCTACAACTCAGTTTATGACTAAAAAGACACACATGTAG